A portion of the Pedobacter cryoconitis genome contains these proteins:
- a CDS encoding SMI1/KNR4 family protein: MELHPEIKNFIEKRIMPDNLYLPQNYPEVKTFEEFQDGYRFNGTTGEIYTGTKPAEFRENWYVICSNEMNDPFYVDLSEQDRGFPVYFSWHGAGSWEPVKVADDLNDFAAKLLSIQKVEKDKDELINLLDADFDLTIELWEEMYVSIEEEEGDDGEEKGPSEWIKGKVVIRDIGQQKMKIVHYLKDHFKLTPQQALALSKQKDIEVDQGHLLYLKGLVDYLRELGATAEFVADKI, from the coding sequence ATGGAACTACATCCAGAGATTAAAAACTTTATAGAGAAGAGAATAATGCCAGATAATCTCTATCTCCCTCAGAATTATCCCGAAGTCAAAACCTTTGAGGAATTCCAGGACGGTTATAGGTTTAATGGAACGACTGGTGAAATTTATACCGGTACAAAGCCCGCTGAATTCCGGGAAAACTGGTATGTTATCTGTTCTAACGAGATGAATGATCCTTTTTATGTAGATTTATCTGAACAGGACCGGGGTTTCCCTGTCTATTTTTCATGGCATGGAGCAGGGAGCTGGGAACCAGTTAAAGTTGCTGATGATTTAAATGATTTTGCAGCAAAATTGCTGAGCATACAAAAGGTAGAAAAGGATAAAGATGAGTTAATCAATTTGCTGGATGCAGATTTTGATTTGACTATTGAATTATGGGAGGAAATGTATGTATCAATTGAGGAAGAAGAAGGTGATGATGGTGAAGAGAAAGGTCCTTCAGAATGGATCAAAGGAAAAGTCGTAATCAGAGACATTGGTCAGCAGAAAATGAAAATTGTCCATTATTTGAAAGATCATTTCAAATTAACTCCACAACAGGCATTAGCATTAAGTAAACAAAAGGATATTGAAGTTGATCAGGGGCATTTGCTCTATCTCAAAGGGCTGGTTGACTATTTGAGGGAACTAGGTGCGACCGCTGAATTTGTAGCGGATAAAATATAA
- a CDS encoding sugar phosphate isomerase/epimerase family protein: MVKFGASLLSWILPEWKAIEGAYAIQKTAAAGFDVLEILLPPSMKINTTIVRKQLKEHHIKAICSFNLPANCHIPFYPDQAYDAIKSALNKAAELESTILAGVLHSGIGVFSGSLKTAEETETVVQVLALCADYASRLGVTMCLEPVNRYESYVCTCAADVLDLIEQVGSPALALHLDTFHMNIEEDNFRDPVINSGGHLKHMHITESNRGMPGEGNVNWDDLFEALAKINYDGALVLENFSSAIDGMAERVKLWHPSKYNAQDLAEGSLAFIKQKALDYGM; this comes from the coding sequence ATGGTAAAATTCGGTGCATCTTTATTATCATGGATCCTGCCAGAATGGAAGGCAATTGAGGGGGCTTATGCAATTCAAAAAACAGCAGCAGCAGGATTTGATGTGCTGGAGATCTTATTGCCTCCTTCGATGAAAATCAATACCACAATAGTACGAAAACAATTAAAGGAACATCATATTAAGGCGATCTGTTCATTTAATCTTCCTGCTAATTGCCATATTCCTTTTTATCCTGATCAGGCATATGATGCGATTAAATCGGCACTTAACAAAGCTGCTGAACTGGAATCAACAATTCTTGCAGGAGTGCTTCACAGTGGTATTGGTGTTTTTTCAGGTTCGCTAAAAACTGCTGAGGAAACTGAAACAGTAGTTCAGGTATTAGCGCTGTGTGCCGATTATGCGAGCCGTTTAGGTGTAACGATGTGTTTAGAGCCTGTTAACCGGTATGAAAGTTATGTATGCACCTGTGCTGCTGATGTGCTGGATTTAATTGAACAGGTTGGCTCACCTGCTTTAGCACTTCATCTGGATACTTTTCATATGAATATCGAAGAAGATAATTTTCGTGATCCGGTGATCAATAGTGGCGGTCATTTAAAACATATGCATATTACCGAGAGTAATCGCGGTATGCCAGGAGAAGGAAATGTCAACTGGGATGATCTTTTTGAGGCGCTGGCAAAGATTAATTATGACGGCGCATTAGTGCTGGAGAATTTTTCTTCTGCTATTGACGGGATGGCGGAACGTGTTAAGCTATGGCATCCTTCCAAATATAATGCACAGGACCTGGCAGAAGGTAGTCTGGCTTTTATCAAGCAAAAGGCCCTGGATTATGGGATGTAA
- a CDS encoding helix-turn-helix domain-containing protein, with protein sequence MLSILLNYVAVCLIIQALIVFVEVSINFKRPVILKIIILLLTTGLAWRGIGSLYFSHYSYNRWIIETPQSLLVAAVISFFAYLYESKLKWHIISCGLLMIVTHIVCLAYFTFIVPVDPGIPLWNLPGAGDFVRLAKIIFASLIFVINLRIVLKILAKYKRKNIYFIQLRKWTLYLLTIELFTWISLLFNQYSQSQNSSLPNLCILILNFLTLLLLLFRPKFLNRSNLKIKLGNLFDKKTGDDLPEHLFIEVFFTDAFYLDKDASVETLKKRLNVSADVLSNFLYANYGSGLTDLTNKHRINYFIDLVNTGKFSNYTIDAIAQEAGFSSRFHLYKSFKRFHGGTPSDFIKSVTA encoded by the coding sequence ATGCTCTCTATCTTACTTAATTACGTTGCCGTTTGCCTTATTATACAAGCACTTATTGTTTTTGTAGAGGTATCAATTAATTTTAAAAGACCCGTTATTCTTAAAATAATAATTCTTTTACTGACCACAGGTCTTGCATGGCGCGGGATTGGTTCACTTTATTTTTCTCATTACTCCTACAATCGCTGGATAATAGAAACACCCCAGTCCTTACTAGTAGCGGCCGTAATTAGCTTTTTCGCCTATTTATATGAAAGTAAATTAAAATGGCATATCATTTCCTGCGGGCTATTGATGATCGTTACACATATAGTATGCCTGGCCTATTTTACCTTCATTGTGCCTGTTGATCCGGGTATTCCATTATGGAACTTACCCGGAGCAGGAGATTTTGTCAGGTTGGCAAAGATCATTTTCGCCTCCCTTATATTTGTAATTAACCTGAGAATAGTACTGAAGATCTTAGCGAAGTACAAACGGAAAAACATCTATTTTATTCAGTTGAGAAAATGGACTCTTTATTTATTGACCATTGAGCTATTTACCTGGATAAGCCTGCTTTTTAATCAATACTCTCAATCACAGAATAGTAGTCTACCAAACCTCTGTATCCTGATCTTAAATTTCCTGACCCTTTTACTTTTATTATTCAGGCCTAAATTTCTCAACAGAAGTAATTTAAAAATTAAACTGGGAAACCTGTTTGATAAAAAAACAGGGGACGATCTCCCGGAGCATTTATTCATTGAGGTATTTTTTACGGATGCGTTTTACCTGGATAAAGATGCTTCAGTTGAAACTCTAAAAAAACGGCTAAATGTTTCAGCAGATGTACTGAGCAATTTCTTGTATGCCAATTACGGGTCAGGCCTGACAGACCTAACTAATAAACACCGGATAAATTATTTTATAGATCTGGTCAATACAGGAAAATTTAGCAATTATACAATTGATGCCATCGCACAAGAAGCTGGTTTCAGTTCCAGGTTCCATTTATATAAATCATTTAAAAGATTCCACGGCGGAACACCATCCGATTTCATAAAATCCGTAACGGCCTAG